The window GGCGCTTCGTGTCGTATGTGTCGCGCTCGCTCACCGGCATCGAAATCCATCCGGCCGCCGTCATCGGCGATCGCGTGTTCTTCGATCACGCAATGGGCGTGGTGGTCGGCGAGACGGCCGAGATCGGCGACGGCTGCACGATCTACCAGGGCGTCACCTTGGGCGGCACCTCGCTCTACAAGGGCGCGAAGCGGCATCCGACGCTGGGCAAGGACGTGGTGGTGAGCGCCGGCGCCAAGGTGCTGGGCGGCTTCGTAGTCGGCGACGGCGCCAAGATCGGAAGCAACGCCGTCGTGATCAAGCCCGTGCCCGCAGGTGCGACGGCAGTAGGAATCCCTGCGCGCATCATCCCGGCCAAGACGGCAAGCGGTGGCGCATCGAACGGCAGCGCCCGGAAGTTCGAGGCCTACGGGATCACGCAGGAAGACGATCCGCTGTCGCTCGCCATGCGCAGCCTCATCGACGCCGCGTCAAACCAAGACCAGCAGATCGCGCTGTTATGGCAGGCGATCGAGACCTTGTCTGCACAGCCTGGGAAGAAGGATTGCGTTCCGGCAGATGCGGCGACCAAGGCATGCTTCGAGGCCCGGCACCTGAACGAACTGGTCGGCAAGTGACGGTCTTGCAGTTCAGGGCGGTGAAGGACGGATCGCCGACTTCGGCCTGAAGGCCTTGCAGACCGCCTCGTCGGTTTCAAGATACGAGCCGCCGATCAGGTCGATGCAGTAGGGCACCGCCGCGAAGATGCCGGGCACCACCTGCGTGCCGTCAGGGTTCTTGAGCCCTTCCAGCGTTTCGGCGATGGATTTCGGCTGTCCCGGCAGGTTGATGATCAGGCTCTTGTCACGGATCACCGCCACTTGCCGCGACAGGATGGCCGTCGGCACGAAGCGCAGGCTGATCTGGCGCATCTGTTCGCCGAAGCCCGGCATCTCCTTGTGGGCGATGGCCAACGTGGCCTCGGGCGTCACGTCGCGCAAGGCCGGACCGGTGCCGCCGGTGGTCAGCACCAGCGAGCAGCCGGCGTCGACCAGTTCGATCAGCGCGGCGCTGATGGCGGATTGCTCGTCGGGGATCAGCCGGGGCTTGAAATCGATGGGATTGCGCAGCGCGCGCCGCAGCCATTCCTGCAGGGCGGGCAGGCCCTTGTCCTCGTACACGCCGCTCGACGCGCGATCGCTGATCGAGACGATGCCGATGCGCACCGGGTCGTAGGGGTTGTGGGTCATGCGTCTTCCTCTCGCGCCTGCGTGGCGGCTGCGTCTGCATCGGCCGAGGCGTCATGGGGTTCAAGCTCGGCGCGCAGCAACTGGAACAGCTCGCGGTAGGCCTTGCCCTGGCGCGGCGCCTCCCCGGGCGGGCCGTCCTTGCGGTCCTTGCGCGCCTGTCGCACCAGCGCGCGCAGCTGCTGCGCGTCGGTGCCCGGATGGGTGTCGATCCAGTTGCCCAGCGCGTCGTCGTCCGCGATCAGCCGGTCACGCCAGCGCTCGGCCTCGTGCAGCATCGCGGTTTCTTGCGCCGGGCCGCGGTTCTGCTCGTCGAGCGCTGCACGGATGGCATCGAGCGTCGCGGTGTCGAGGCCGCGCATCAGCTTGCCGATGAACTGCATCTGGCGCCGCTTGCCCTCGAAGTTGGTGATGCGCTTGGCTTCGGCGATGGCGTCGCGCAGCTTGTCGCCAAGCTCGAGCTTGTCGAACAGGCCGGCGCGCAGGCCCAGCAGGGCTTCGCCCAGCGCCTGCAGTTCGGTGCTCTCGCGCTTGAGGTCGGTCTTGCTTGCTGCGTCGCTGCCTTTGAGCTCGCGTTTGAGCTCGAGGTCGAGTTCGCTGCCTTCGGCGACAAAGGTGCCGCGGACGAAGTAGCCTTTCTTGGGTTTGCGGGACATGGAGGCAATCGTTGGGCCGTAAGCCGCTGCGTCGAGAACGGGGGGCGCAAGTATCATAGCCGCCACATGAGCACCTCTTCCTCGCGCGCCGACTCCGGCTTCGCCTACAGCCGTTCCTTCTTCGAAAACCTGGTCGACTCGGCCCTGGCGCATGCCAGGAAGCTCGGCGCCACCGACGCCGGCGCGGAGGCCTCCGAGGGCTGCGGCCTCAGCGTCTCCGTGCGCAAGGGCGAGCTCGAGAACGTCGAGCGCAACCGCGACAAGTCGCTGGGTGTCACGGTCTACGTGGGCCACCGCCGCGGCAATGCCAGCACCTCCGATTTTTCGGATGTGGCGATCGCGCAGACGGTGCAAGCCGCCTACGACATCGCGCGGTTCACGGCAGAGGACCCGGTCAGCGGCCTCCCCGACGAGGCCGATATCGCGACCGAGCAGCCCGACCTGGACCTGTTCCATCCCTGGGACGTCAGCAGCGAGCAGGCCGCCGCATTGGCGCTGGAATGCGAGGCAGCGGCCTTGTCGACGGACAAGCGCATCACCAACAGCGAAGGCGCCGGCGTCTCGGCGCAGCAAAGCCATTTCTTCAGTGCCCATACCCGGGGGTTCCGCGGCGGGTATGCGAGCTCGCGGCATTCGATATCGGTGGCGCCGATCGCGGGCAAGGGCAATGACATGCAGCGCGATGCGTGGTACAGCTCGATGCGCTCGGCCGAGGAACTCGCGAGTCCCGAGGCCGTGGGGCGCTATGCCGCCGAGCGCGCTCTGAGCCGCTTGAAGTCGCGCAAGATCAAGACCACCGAGTGTCCGGTGCTGTTCGAGTCGCCCCTGGCCGCGGGGTTGCTGGGTGGCCTGGTGCAGGCCACCAGCGGCGGCGCCCTCTACCGCAAGAGCAGCTTCCTGCTCGATTCGCTGGGCAAGCCGGTGCTGCCCTCGCACATCGACGTGCTGGAAGACCCGCACATCCCGCGCGGCAAGGGCAGTTCGCCCTTCGACGACGAAGGGGTGGCGACTCGCAAGCGCAAGGTGGTGGACGGTGGCCGGCTCGAAGGCTACTTCCTGAGCACCTACTCCGCGCGCAAGCTGGGCATGAAGACCACCGGCAATGCCGGCGGTTCGCACAACCTCACGCTGAGCTCGCGCAAGACGAAGAAGAGCGACGACCTCGACGCCATGCTCGCCAAGCTGGGCACCGGCCTGTTCGTGATCGAGCTGATGGGGCAGGGCGTCAATTACGTGACGGGCGACTACTCGCGCGGCGCGAGCGGCTTCTGGGTCGAGAACGGGAAGATCGCCTTCCCTGTGCAGGAGATCACCATCGCCGGCAACCTGAAGACGATGCTCATGGGCATCGAGGCGGTGGGTGCCGACGCCTACAACTACGGCGCCAAGACCACGGGCTCGGTGCTGGTCAACCGGATGAAGGTGGCCGGCAGCTAGACGGCGCCGTGGGCACCGCCAAGCGGTTGGGCCGGCCTCTGCTCAGGCGCCCGAAAGCACGGCCTTGACGGCGGCGCTGACCAGGCCCATGTCGGCCTTGCCCGCCAGGCGGGTCTTGACGGCGCCCATTACCTTGCCCATGTCGCCAGGTCCCTTGGCGCCGAGTTCTGCCACGATGGCCTTGACCTCGGCCGCGATCTCCTCGGCCCCCATGCGCTGCGGCAGGTAGACCTCCAGCACCTTGATCTCGGCGGCTTCCTTGTCGGCCAGATCGGCGCGGCCGCCCTGGGTGAAGGCGGTGACCGAGTCCTTGCGCTGCTTCACCAGCTTGTCGACGATGGCGACGACCATCGCGTCGTCCAGCTCGATGCGCTCGTCGACTTCCTTCTGCTTGAGGGCGGCCAACAACAGGCGAATGGTGCCCAGGCGCTCCGAGTCCTTGGCGCGCATGGCGGTCTTCATGTCTTCGGTGATCTGGTCCTTGAGGCTCATGGCTTTGCTTTCGGAGGGGCGGAAAAGACAAGAGCCGCGGCAGGTTTTCCTGGCGCGGCTCGGGGGCTCGGCATGGGCGTCGGCGCAAGTCCGACGCGGTGGGTGCCAGATCAGTACAGCTTCTTGGGGAGCTGCATGCTGCGCACACGCTTGTAGTGGCGCTTGACCGCGGCTGCCTTCTTGCGCTTGCGCTCGGCGGTCGGCTTTTCATAGAACTCGCGGGCGCGCAGGTCGGTCAGCAGGCCGAGCTTTTCGATGGTGCGCTTGAAGCGGCGAAGCGCGACGTCGAAGGGCTCGTTTTCTTTAACGCGGATAGTGGTCATTTAAAAATCGGTTGCTTGATTTTTGGCTTGGGGAAGATCGGGCCCCGGGCCGGGTTTCCTCAACACGAAAGGGGTAGGCCGTTGAGGGGTGGCCAAAGTTAGCCGGGCATTATAGCCTGATCACTGCGCAGTGCCAGTGCCTGCGCACAGGCATGCGCGCTGGCCCAGGCCCACTGAAAGTTGTAGCCGCCCAGCCAGCCGGTGACGTCCACCACCTCGCCGATGAAATAAAGGCCCGGCTGCTTCGATTCCATGGTCTGCGAGGACAGGTCGCGGGTGTCGACGCCGCCGGCCGTGACTTCCGCTTTCTTGTAGCCCTCGGTCCCGCTCGGCGTGATCTGCCAGCGGGCGATGCGCTCGGCGAGCGCCGCGAGCGCCCGGTCGGCCGCCTCGTTGATCGGACGCTGCAGCGCCGAGTCCTGTTTCACCCAGGCGTCGGCCAGCCGTGCCGGCACCAGCCCGGCGAGCTCGTTGGCAATGCGCTTGCGCGATCGCTGCTTGGCGTCGGCCAGCGCTGCCTGCACGTCCACGCCGGGCGCGAAGTCGACGTCGAGCGGTGAGCCCGGCTGCCAGTAGCTCGATATCTGCAGCACTGCCGGGCCGGAAAGCCCGCGATGGGTGAAGAGCAGGTCCTCGAGGAAGACCGTACGCGTCTTCTTGCTCCCGGTCGCGATCTGCACCGGCAGTGCGAGGCCGGCGAGGTCGGCGTAGGGCGCCCAGGCTTCGCCGCCGAAGGTCAAGGGGACCAGGGCAGGGCGCGGCGGGACCACGCGCAGGCCGAACTGAGTCGCCAGCCGGTAGCCGAAGTCGCTCGCGCCGATCTGGGGAATCGAAAGGCCGCCGGTCGCCACCACCAATCGCGGCGCACGCACCTCGCCGCGGCGAGTCTTCAGGCGATAGCCCTCGTCCGGTGCGAAGGCGATCTCGTCGATGCTGCACGGCTGCCAGTGCGTCACACCCCCTGCCGCGCACTCTGCCAGCAGCATGTCGATGATCTGCTGCGACGAACCATCGCAGAAGAGCTGTCCCCTGTGCTTTTCATGGAAGGCGATGCCGTGGCGCTGAACCAGTTCGATGAACTGCTGCGGGGTGTAGCGCGAGAGCGCCGAGCGGCAGAAGTTCGGGTTCTCGCCGATGAAATGGCGCTGCGGCGCGCGCACGTCCAGGTCGCGGTTGGTGAAGTTTGCGCGCCCGCCTCCGGAGATCCGGATCTTTTCCGCGATGCGTTCGGCGTGGTCGATCAGCAGCACCTTCAGGCCGCGTTGGCCCGCGAGCCCCGCGCAGAACAGTCCTGCTGCGCCCGCACCGACGACGATTGCGTCGAATGTGCTCGATCCCCCCATCAGCCCTTCCACAGGAACGGAAACTTCAGCTGCTTCAGGAAGCCGTTCGGCACGTAGTCGCCCACCACGCCATAGCGCTCAGGCCAGAGGCGGGTGCTCTTCACCGCCGTACCGAAGAGATAGTCGAGGAAGGCATAGTGGGCCGCGTAGTTCTTGTCGATCGCCTCGTCGTCCTGGCTGTGGTGCCAGTGGTGGAAGTTAGGGGTGACGATCACATAGCGCAGCGGCCCGAGCCTCACGCTCACGTTGGCATGGTTGAACACGGCCTGGAAGCCCACCACCACGATGTAGGCGTCGATGACTTCCTTGCTGAAGCCCAGCACGTAGATCGGCGCCAGCACCAGCGTGCGGGTGATCAGCAATTCGAGGATGTGCTGGCGCGAGCCGGCCAGCCAGTCCATGCTCTTCACGCTGTGGTGCACTGCATGCAGGCGCCACAGCAGCGGCACCTCGTGGTAGGCGCGGTGCGTCCAGTACTGCACCAGGTCGGCCACCAGGATGATCAGCAGCAGCCCGGCCCAGAAGGGCAGCCCCGCGACCCACCCGCGAATTCCGTCGTTGGCCGCCCAGCCGAAGAGCTTGTGCACCAGCAGGTTGGTGGCCAACAGCACGAAGCCCACGATCATGTGGTTGACCACGAAGTGGTGGAAATCGGTCTGCCACTCGGCGCGGAACACCGGCTGCTCCTTGCGGTGGGCGAACAGCTTCTCGATGAAGATGAAGATCAGCGAGGAGCCCAGCAGGTCGAGGATGAACCAGTCGAGCCCGATGTAGGGCGTGTTGTCCGCGAAGTCGTTGACCGGCACCTTGTGCCCGCCCAGCAGCGCCGCGGCCACCACCAGCAGGAAGGCGAAGGCGGAGAGCCAGCGCGAGCGGTTGAAGATGATGTTGACCAGCGCCAGCCCACCGGCGACCACCATGGCCGCAAGCAGCACCATGCGCATCACGTCGACGTTGTAGCTGCGGCGCAGCTCGGGCGTGCTCAGGTATTGCGGGAAGTGGAAGACCAGCACGCCCAGGAGGCAGAGGATGCCCAGCGACAGCGCAATGGTGCCGGTGACCAGGCCGCGGCCGCGCTGCAACTCGCCGTGGCTCTCGACGAATTCGTTGAGTTTCTCGAGTTCCAGCATGTCCGTCTCCGCCCGTAGTTTTTCGACCCGGGGATTCTAGGACCGCGGCCTCGGCGTGCCGACTGGCCGAACGGCCGGTTCAGGTGCCGAATCGCGTGGCCGGCAGGCCCGCAGCCGCCAGGCCGCGCAGCACGTCGCCCACCACGATCACGGCAGGGCTGCCCAGTCCGGCGGCCGCCAGGTCCAGCGGCAGACGCTGAAGCGTGGTCACGACGTGGCGCTGCTGCGGCAGGCTGGCGTGCTGGATCACCGCCACCGGCGTATCGCCCCCGAGGCCGCGCAGCAGCTCGTGCTGGATGTGCGCGACCCCCGCCACGCCCATGTAGATCACGAGCGTGAGATGCGCGTCGCGCGCTGTCGCAGCCAACTGGCGCCAGTCGGTGGGGTGCTCGTGGGCCGCGTGCCCGGTCTTGGCATGCCCGGTTACGAAGACCACGCCCTGCGCGTGATCGCGGTGCGTGAGCGGCACGCCCAGTGCGGTGACGGCCGCGAGGCCCGCCGTGATGCCGTTGATCACCCGCACCTCGATGCCTTCCTCGCGCAAGTGCTCCACCTCCTCGCCGCCGCGGCCGAAGATGAAGGGATCGCCGCCCTTGAGGCGCACCACGGTCTCGCCCTCGCGCACCGCCGTGATCATGAGTCGCTCGATGAAGGCCTGCGGCGTGCTCTTGCAGCCGCCTCGCTTGCCCACATGGACGATGCGCGCGCCGGGCCGCGCGTAGCTGGCCAGGATCTCGTCGCTCACCAGGTCATCGACCAGCAGCACCGTCGCGGCCTGGATGGCCTTGACGGCCTTGATCGTCAGCAGTTCGGGGTCGCCGGGGCCGGCGCCGACCAGTGTGCAACTGCCTTGGGAAAAGGAAAGAAGGCTCATGCGCGCTCCACGTCTCGGGTAAGTTGCAGGACTTGTTGCACCTGCTGATTGATCGCCGCCGGCGCTGGGGTCATGCCGTCCAGGACGCGGCGCGTGTAGTCGGCCGTGGTCTGGACATCGATTTCCGTCGGCAGGCCGGGCACCTCGGACTGCGTTCCGGGCTGCTGCGCCTGCAGTGGAATGCGCCGCCCGCGCACGAAGCCGTCGACCTGCGCGGTGCGGCGCGGATCGGCCACGCTCTCGCCCTCGAGCCCGCGCGACAGCAGTGCGTTCATGCCGAGCAGCTCGAAGGTGGCGGCCATCGATTCCGCGTAGGCCGGGTGCGTGTAGCTGCCGACGACGACGCAATCGCCTTCGCAGGGCTGCATCAGTTTGACCACGCTGTGGGCTGGATTGCGAAGGCCGACCACGCGGCGCACGTCGAGCAGGCGCTTGAGGCCGGGGCTGAGCAGGCCGGTCGGCGCGAACACCACCTCGCCGGCGGCGATGGGCCGCACGCGCTCGACCGGCTGCACGCCGAGTGCGCCGAGCACGTTGGAGGCCAGCACCCGCGACGATTCTGTGGCCGCGCCGTGCACCAGTACGGGCAAGCCTTCACGCGCCAGCAGCAGCGCCAGCAGCGGCGTGAGCACGGGCAGACGGCGTGCGCCGTTGTAGCTGGGCAGCACCACCAGCGGCCGGCCGGTGGCCGGGAAGCGCGCGAGCCGGGCGTGGGTCGCATCGAGAAAGCCCGCCATCTCCTCGGGCGTCTCGCCCTTGATGCGCATGGCCAGGCAGAAGGCGCCGATCTCCAGGTCGGTCACGCTGCCGTCGAGCACCTGGCCGAAGAGGTCGCGGGCCTGCTCGCGGTCGAGCGGCTTCGCGCCGCGCGCGCCCCGGCCGATTTCCTTGATGTAGTGGCTGATTCCCATGGGTGTGCGAATTGTCCCGCAAGCCTTATGCCGCACGGCGCGGTCGCTTATGCCCCGGCGTGCAGCAGGGGCGAGGGGCGCGCCGCGCGAACGGAGCCTCATGAGGCGCTCGCCAGTGCCGGGCGCGCCCGGACCATCCGCTTGAGCTCGGGCAGGCAGGACCCGCAGTTGGTGCCGCACTTCAGCGCCCCCTGCAATGCGCCCAGCCGCTCGCCGTCCGACCCCGGGGTGTCTGCCAGCTGTTCCTCGATGGCGGTCTGCGTGATGCCGAAGCAACTGCAGACCGTCTTGCCCCGCGATGCGACGCCGGCCGGGGCCGCCGCGCCCGGCTTCAGCAACTGGCGTCCGTAGGCCTGGGCGGGCAGCCGGTCCTGGAGGATGGCCTTGATCCAGGCCTCGGCGCGCGTGTCGCCAGCCAGCAGGAAGGCTTCGAGGCGCGCGTCCTCGCCATCGCGCACCAGCCGCGCGGCTCGCCGCTGGCCATGCTTCCTGTCGGCATAGCGCAGGCTGTCGGCGCCGTCCAGCGCCAGCAGCGCCTCGATGCGGGCCAGCAGTTCGTCGGGAGGCGCCTCGTACGCGGCGGCGCGCAACAGCACGCCGGTGCGTTCGCGTCCGCTGCCCTGCAGGGCGCCGCCGGCGCCGAAGGGCACGCAGCTTGCGAATACGAAAGCTGGCATCAGCGCGCACAAAGCCTCCCGCACGCGCAGGGCGGCGTCCTCCGGCAGCCAGCCCATCGCCAGCAGGGACCAGGGGAGCTCGGCCTTGAGGATCTTCACGGCTGCGTGCTTGAGTTCGGGCTGCTTCGAATCGGGGCAGAAGGCCGGCGTGGTGAGCACGTTGACACCGGCCAGCCGCTCGCCGGTGCTGGACCGGCCGCTCAGGTATTCCCCGCCCCAATGCATGGCGATGAAAGCCTGGCTCAGGCCCAGGTCCGTGCT is drawn from Variovorax sp. PBS-H4 and contains these coding sequences:
- the cysE gene encoding serine O-acetyltransferase, giving the protein MFSRLRSDIQCILDRDPAARSRWEVLTLYPGLHALVLHRVAHWCWGHGLKWLGRFVSYVSRSLTGIEIHPAAVIGDRVFFDHAMGVVVGETAEIGDGCTIYQGVTLGGTSLYKGAKRHPTLGKDVVVSAGAKVLGGFVVGDGAKIGSNAVVIKPVPAGATAVGIPARIIPAKTASGGASNGSARKFEAYGITQEDDPLSLAMRSLIDAASNQDQQIALLWQAIETLSAQPGKKDCVPADAATKACFEARHLNELVGK
- the mog gene encoding molybdopterin adenylyltransferase, with translation MTHNPYDPVRIGIVSISDRASSGVYEDKGLPALQEWLRRALRNPIDFKPRLIPDEQSAISAALIELVDAGCSLVLTTGGTGPALRDVTPEATLAIAHKEMPGFGEQMRQISLRFVPTAILSRQVAVIRDKSLIINLPGQPKSIAETLEGLKNPDGTQVVPGIFAAVPYCIDLIGGSYLETDEAVCKAFRPKSAIRPSPP
- the yjgA gene encoding ribosome biogenesis factor YjgA, whose product is MSRKPKKGYFVRGTFVAEGSELDLELKRELKGSDAASKTDLKRESTELQALGEALLGLRAGLFDKLELGDKLRDAIAEAKRITNFEGKRRQMQFIGKLMRGLDTATLDAIRAALDEQNRGPAQETAMLHEAERWRDRLIADDDALGNWIDTHPGTDAQQLRALVRQARKDRKDGPPGEAPRQGKAYRELFQLLRAELEPHDASADADAAATQAREEDA
- the pmbA gene encoding metalloprotease PmbA, with the translated sequence MSTSSSRADSGFAYSRSFFENLVDSALAHARKLGATDAGAEASEGCGLSVSVRKGELENVERNRDKSLGVTVYVGHRRGNASTSDFSDVAIAQTVQAAYDIARFTAEDPVSGLPDEADIATEQPDLDLFHPWDVSSEQAAALALECEAAALSTDKRITNSEGAGVSAQQSHFFSAHTRGFRGGYASSRHSISVAPIAGKGNDMQRDAWYSSMRSAEELASPEAVGRYAAERALSRLKSRKIKTTECPVLFESPLAAGLLGGLVQATSGGALYRKSSFLLDSLGKPVLPSHIDVLEDPHIPRGKGSSPFDDEGVATRKRKVVDGGRLEGYFLSTYSARKLGMKTTGNAGGSHNLTLSSRKTKKSDDLDAMLAKLGTGLFVIELMGQGVNYVTGDYSRGASGFWVENGKIAFPVQEITIAGNLKTMLMGIEAVGADAYNYGAKTTGSVLVNRMKVAGS
- a CDS encoding GatB/YqeY domain-containing protein — protein: MSLKDQITEDMKTAMRAKDSERLGTIRLLLAALKQKEVDERIELDDAMVVAIVDKLVKQRKDSVTAFTQGGRADLADKEAAEIKVLEVYLPQRMGAEEIAAEVKAIVAELGAKGPGDMGKVMGAVKTRLAGKADMGLVSAAVKAVLSGA
- the rpsU gene encoding 30S ribosomal protein S21, which encodes MTTIRVKENEPFDVALRRFKRTIEKLGLLTDLRAREFYEKPTAERKRKKAAAVKRHYKRVRSMQLPKKLY
- a CDS encoding NAD(P)/FAD-dependent oxidoreductase — encoded protein: MGGSSTFDAIVVGAGAAGLFCAGLAGQRGLKVLLIDHAERIAEKIRISGGGRANFTNRDLDVRAPQRHFIGENPNFCRSALSRYTPQQFIELVQRHGIAFHEKHRGQLFCDGSSQQIIDMLLAECAAGGVTHWQPCSIDEIAFAPDEGYRLKTRRGEVRAPRLVVATGGLSIPQIGASDFGYRLATQFGLRVVPPRPALVPLTFGGEAWAPYADLAGLALPVQIATGSKKTRTVFLEDLLFTHRGLSGPAVLQISSYWQPGSPLDVDFAPGVDVQAALADAKQRSRKRIANELAGLVPARLADAWVKQDSALQRPINEAADRALAALAERIARWQITPSGTEGYKKAEVTAGGVDTRDLSSQTMESKQPGLYFIGEVVDVTGWLGGYNFQWAWASAHACAQALALRSDQAIMPG
- a CDS encoding sterol desaturase family protein, whose product is MLELEKLNEFVESHGELQRGRGLVTGTIALSLGILCLLGVLVFHFPQYLSTPELRRSYNVDVMRMVLLAAMVVAGGLALVNIIFNRSRWLSAFAFLLVVAAALLGGHKVPVNDFADNTPYIGLDWFILDLLGSSLIFIFIEKLFAHRKEQPVFRAEWQTDFHHFVVNHMIVGFVLLATNLLVHKLFGWAANDGIRGWVAGLPFWAGLLLIILVADLVQYWTHRAYHEVPLLWRLHAVHHSVKSMDWLAGSRQHILELLITRTLVLAPIYVLGFSKEVIDAYIVVVGFQAVFNHANVSVRLGPLRYVIVTPNFHHWHHSQDDEAIDKNYAAHYAFLDYLFGTAVKSTRLWPERYGVVGDYVPNGFLKQLKFPFLWKG
- the cobA gene encoding uroporphyrinogen-III C-methyltransferase, translated to MSLLSFSQGSCTLVGAGPGDPELLTIKAVKAIQAATVLLVDDLVSDEILASYARPGARIVHVGKRGGCKSTPQAFIERLMITAVREGETVVRLKGGDPFIFGRGGEEVEHLREEGIEVRVINGITAGLAAVTALGVPLTHRDHAQGVVFVTGHAKTGHAAHEHPTDWRQLAATARDAHLTLVIYMGVAGVAHIQHELLRGLGGDTPVAVIQHASLPQQRHVVTTLQRLPLDLAAAGLGSPAVIVVGDVLRGLAAAGLPATRFGT
- the ybiB gene encoding DNA-binding protein YbiB — protein: MGISHYIKEIGRGARGAKPLDREQARDLFGQVLDGSVTDLEIGAFCLAMRIKGETPEEMAGFLDATHARLARFPATGRPLVVLPSYNGARRLPVLTPLLALLLAREGLPVLVHGAATESSRVLASNVLGALGVQPVERVRPIAAGEVVFAPTGLLSPGLKRLLDVRRVVGLRNPAHSVVKLMQPCEGDCVVVGSYTHPAYAESMAATFELLGMNALLSRGLEGESVADPRRTAQVDGFVRGRRIPLQAQQPGTQSEVPGLPTEIDVQTTADYTRRVLDGMTPAPAAINQQVQQVLQLTRDVERA